A genomic window from Pseudomonadales bacterium includes:
- a CDS encoding SDR family NAD(P)-dependent oxidoreductase encodes MAAVEPQQKFDGKTSAEQVVAGRDLSAQTIIVTGANTGIGEAAAVALAGAGARVVFACRSADTGKAAVVRAKTAYPNCRAEFTELDLASFASIKRFAAVLDAEGIDTLVCNAGLAALDYEETEDGFERTTGVCHIGHFLLTRLLMPKLLAAPAPRVIMVSSTSHKQPPKLDFTNFPMSRDRFKGLAAYGQAKLCNVLMAKSLQRRYGEHGLTACALHPGTLISTDIGRNSAIMDTLIKLISPFTKSRSQGAATTVWAAVHEPAAELAGQYLKDCRIARSSAESNDVVVAERLWDATERLLAGAGPVPDWP; translated from the coding sequence ATGGCCGCTGTAGAACCGCAACAGAAATTCGATGGGAAAACCAGTGCAGAGCAGGTCGTTGCCGGGCGCGATCTGTCTGCACAGACCATCATTGTCACAGGTGCGAATACGGGCATTGGTGAAGCGGCCGCCGTCGCCCTGGCAGGTGCGGGTGCGCGGGTGGTCTTTGCCTGCCGGAGCGCAGACACGGGGAAAGCAGCCGTCGTACGTGCAAAAACTGCTTATCCGAACTGCAGAGCAGAATTTACCGAGCTCGATCTCGCCTCTTTCGCCAGCATCAAACGCTTCGCCGCGGTGCTGGATGCCGAGGGGATCGATACGCTTGTCTGCAACGCGGGACTTGCGGCGCTTGATTACGAAGAAACCGAGGACGGCTTCGAGCGGACAACGGGCGTCTGCCATATCGGACATTTTCTCCTCACACGTCTGCTCATGCCGAAACTGCTCGCTGCACCTGCCCCTCGCGTAATCATGGTTTCCAGCACCAGCCACAAGCAACCGCCGAAACTCGACTTCACAAACTTCCCGATGTCGCGGGACCGGTTCAAGGGACTGGCAGCTTACGGCCAGGCAAAACTCTGTAATGTGCTCATGGCGAAATCGCTGCAGCGCCGCTACGGCGAACACGGCCTCACCGCCTGTGCACTGCATCCGGGTACCCTTATCAGCACCGATATCGGCCGCAATTCAGCGATTATGGATACGCTGATCAAGCTCATCAGCCCCTTCACCAAATCCCGTTCCCAGGGTGCTGCGACCACCGTCTGGGCGGCGGTGCATGAACCCGCGGCCGAACTTGCCGGCCAGTATCTGAAGGATTGCCGGATCGCCCGCTCCAGTGCGGAGTCGAATGATGTCGTGGTTGCGGAGCGGTTGTGGGACGCAACAGAGCGTCTGCTGGCGGGCGCGGGACCGGTTCCTGACTGGCCGTAA
- a CDS encoding cytochrome c, with protein MRKFLMILSVTGLLTPLVAHPDGRTLYENYCQICHGSEGKGDGAGVPETMIRPRPFSAAAFKFDTDADWEKGSDTDLANVIRNGTAAYGGSSLMPAWSNLQDEEVDELVAYIRRLQVR; from the coding sequence ATGCGCAAATTCCTGATGATCCTGTCGGTCACGGGCCTGCTGACACCGCTGGTGGCACACCCGGACGGCCGGACGCTGTATGAAAACTACTGCCAGATCTGTCACGGCAGCGAAGGTAAAGGAGACGGAGCAGGCGTTCCCGAGACTATGATCCGTCCGCGGCCCTTCAGCGCAGCTGCCTTCAAGTTCGACACGGACGCAGACTGGGAAAAAGGCAGCGACACGGATCTGGCCAATGTGATCCGCAACGGAACGGCCGCCTACGGCGGTTCGTCACTCATGCCTGCGTGGAGCAACCTGCAGGATGAAGAAGTGGACGAACTGGTCGCCTACATTCGCAGGCTGCAGGTACGCTGA
- a CDS encoding chaperone modulator CbpM, with protein MAKRKQTVSEQIGELIDEETTLTVADLCRTCAVEAEMIEAMVDEGILEPVGQRRHHLYFHVSSLRRTRIAVTLHRDLGVNLAGAALALELMERIAELEAKLPSDQ; from the coding sequence ATGGCTAAACGCAAACAGACCGTCAGCGAACAAATCGGTGAACTGATCGACGAGGAGACGACGCTGACCGTGGCGGATCTCTGTCGCACATGCGCCGTCGAAGCTGAGATGATTGAAGCGATGGTGGACGAGGGGATACTTGAACCGGTGGGTCAACGCCGTCATCACCTCTACTTCCATGTCAGCAGTCTGCGACGTACCCGCATAGCGGTGACTCTGCATCGTGATCTGGGAGTGAATCTGGCAGGAGCGGCGCTGGCACTGGAGCTGATGGAGCGAATTGCCGAGCTCGAGGCCAAGCTTCCTTCCGATCAGTAA
- a CDS encoding enoyl-CoA hydratase/isomerase family protein, with the protein MELDPILITTHGAVKVLSINDAPINRMSLAFMDMLEAEVTSIAQDQSIRAVVLTAEGEKNFSVGMDLKQLPQGIERMGSPEAVFEQRLRVIRAIETMEKPWVATLFGYCLGGGLEVPLGCHFRLAAEEGAQIGLPELDLGAVPAWGGSARLTKRVGEQHALDMILRAKKISGPEAFRIGLVNEVWPLRELKTKALGLAQELAAMPREAVRAMMHVIVGGEEKPLTSLIAEEQAACSAVRDSADSREGMRAFMEKRKPVFNQGQIQ; encoded by the coding sequence ATGGAACTGGACCCGATTCTCATTACTACCCATGGCGCAGTCAAAGTGTTGTCGATAAATGACGCACCCATCAATCGCATGTCACTGGCTTTTATGGATATGCTCGAGGCCGAGGTTACATCGATCGCACAGGATCAGAGTATCAGGGCGGTAGTCCTCACAGCAGAAGGTGAGAAGAATTTCTCAGTGGGCATGGACCTCAAGCAATTGCCGCAAGGCATCGAACGCATGGGCAGTCCGGAAGCGGTTTTTGAACAGCGGCTGCGCGTCATCCGCGCAATCGAAACCATGGAAAAACCCTGGGTAGCAACCTTGTTTGGTTACTGTCTTGGTGGGGGACTGGAGGTCCCGCTCGGCTGTCACTTTCGTCTGGCTGCGGAAGAAGGGGCTCAGATCGGTTTGCCAGAGCTGGATCTGGGCGCAGTGCCGGCCTGGGGTGGTAGTGCGCGACTGACAAAACGCGTAGGAGAACAACATGCATTGGACATGATCCTGCGCGCGAAAAAAATTTCCGGGCCGGAAGCCTTTCGAATCGGTCTGGTCAACGAGGTTTGGCCTCTGAGGGAACTGAAGACAAAGGCGCTCGGCCTTGCACAGGAATTGGCAGCCATGCCCCGGGAAGCGGTTCGCGCGATGATGCATGTCATCGTCGGGGGTGAGGAGAAGCCGCTGACATCATTGATCGCGGAAGAACAGGCAGCGTGCAGCGCAGTTCGGGATTCAGCTGATTCCAGGGAAGGCATGCGGGCGTTTATGGAGAAAAGAAAACCGGTCTTCAACCAGGGGCAGATCCAGTAG
- a CDS encoding Rid family hydrolase — protein sequence MSINVIVPESARKTYENWHFAPAVRHDDLIFFSGVVGRGDTAEDEFRNAWASLGETLAAAGVGYEDIIDTTIYMVDLQKNTAAMAKAKDEFIKKPYPASTWIGITELVIPGARAEIKVIARKK from the coding sequence ATGTCCATCAATGTCATCGTCCCTGAATCTGCGCGCAAGACCTATGAAAACTGGCACTTCGCTCCCGCCGTCCGCCACGACGATCTGATTTTCTTTTCTGGAGTCGTTGGTCGAGGCGATACGGCTGAAGACGAGTTCCGAAACGCCTGGGCGTCTCTCGGTGAAACGCTGGCCGCGGCCGGCGTTGGCTATGAGGACATCATCGACACCACCATATATATGGTCGACCTGCAGAAGAATACCGCCGCAATGGCGAAGGCTAAAGACGAGTTCATTAAGAAGCCCTACCCCGCATCTACCTGGATCGGAATTACCGAACTGGTCATCCCCGGCGCACGTGCAGAGATCAAGGTGATCGCTCGCAAAAAGTAG
- a CDS encoding enoyl-CoA hydratase/isomerase family protein translates to MSKRYGDVEASDVGGFVTLLEIQRAPNNFFDQDLIASLADALEALDEDPNCRVVVLASEGKHFCAGANFGSPGDRANRAERRPEEGNPLYREAVRLFRNKKQVIAAVQGAAVGGGFGLAMFADFRVASPEARFTANFVKLGFTPGFGLTHTLPRIVGQQVAADLFYTGRRIDGAEAHRLGIVDRLVGAGEVRGAAIEYAREIAENAPLALISVRNSLRGDLADAVQAATDHEGIEQFHLQRTSDHKEGVKAVAERRPGNFTGT, encoded by the coding sequence ATGAGTAAGCGATACGGGGATGTGGAAGCGTCCGACGTCGGAGGCTTCGTGACCCTGCTGGAAATCCAGCGTGCGCCGAATAATTTTTTCGACCAGGATCTGATCGCCAGCCTGGCGGATGCGCTCGAAGCGCTCGATGAGGACCCGAACTGCCGGGTTGTGGTGCTCGCCTCGGAAGGCAAGCACTTCTGTGCTGGAGCCAACTTCGGGTCTCCGGGCGATCGCGCGAACCGCGCCGAACGCCGCCCGGAAGAGGGCAATCCACTGTACCGGGAAGCGGTGCGGCTGTTCCGGAACAAAAAGCAGGTTATCGCTGCGGTGCAGGGGGCTGCGGTCGGCGGGGGATTCGGGCTGGCCATGTTTGCGGATTTCCGGGTCGCGAGCCCGGAGGCACGCTTCACCGCCAATTTCGTGAAGCTGGGATTCACCCCGGGATTCGGACTCACCCATACGCTGCCGCGCATTGTCGGGCAACAGGTGGCGGCCGATCTCTTTTACACCGGGCGTCGTATCGACGGCGCGGAAGCTCACCGCCTCGGTATCGTTGATCGACTGGTGGGCGCTGGTGAAGTGCGTGGTGCCGCCATCGAATATGCCCGGGAGATTGCGGAGAACGCACCGCTGGCACTGATCTCGGTGCGCAACTCCCTGCGCGGCGATCTGGCGGACGCGGTGCAGGCGGCGACGGACCACGAGGGGATAGAGCAGTTCCATCTGCAGCGGACCAGTGACCACAAGGAAGGGGTGAAGGCGGTCGCGGAACGTCGTCCGGGGAATTTCACGGGCACCTGA
- a CDS encoding alpha/beta hydrolase: MKNQTRQGEAAEFRIFERRIAAKLWGDPRGQPTFALHGWLDNANTFDRLAPLLPELNLVALDFAGHGFSDHRPPGVHYHSFTDIQDVMAIAGELGWKQFNLLGHSMGASISSELAAMFPERIERSVLIDGFIATGGVTLQERIGQNREAIEKMLTAHNKSPRVYPDPRTMAERVTQATDQSFAAASVLVARGHKPVSGGVTWRTDPRIRFATPLRHTRETINFLLEGSIAPALLLVAEQGDKWYQGEIEEAQAHHPALTVERMPGPHHIHLEPDHVAAVAGHTRAFFGLD; encoded by the coding sequence ATGAAGAACCAGACCCGACAGGGTGAGGCCGCCGAGTTCAGAATTTTCGAGCGTCGCATCGCGGCCAAACTCTGGGGCGATCCCCGGGGGCAGCCCACTTTTGCCCTGCACGGCTGGCTGGACAATGCCAACACCTTCGATCGGCTTGCCCCGCTGCTGCCGGAACTCAATCTGGTCGCCCTGGACTTCGCCGGCCATGGTTTCTCCGATCACCGGCCACCCGGCGTGCACTACCACTCCTTCACCGATATCCAGGATGTGATGGCCATTGCCGGCGAACTGGGCTGGAAGCAGTTCAATCTGCTCGGGCATTCCATGGGGGCCAGCATCAGCAGCGAACTGGCTGCGATGTTTCCCGAACGCATCGAACGCTCCGTGTTGATCGACGGCTTCATCGCCACCGGTGGGGTGACCCTGCAGGAGCGCATCGGCCAGAATCGTGAAGCCATCGAGAAGATGCTCACCGCGCACAATAAGTCACCCCGGGTCTATCCCGACCCACGCACCATGGCAGAGCGGGTCACCCAGGCGACCGATCAGTCCTTTGCGGCGGCATCTGTGCTGGTCGCCCGTGGCCACAAGCCCGTCAGCGGTGGCGTGACCTGGAGAACAGATCCACGCATCCGGTTCGCAACCCCGCTGCGACACACCCGGGAGACGATCAATTTCCTGCTGGAAGGCAGCATCGCACCCGCACTGCTGCTCGTCGCTGAACAGGGCGATAAGTGGTATCAGGGCGAGATCGAGGAGGCCCAGGCTCACCATCCAGCCCTGACCGTCGAGAGGATGCCCGGACCGCACCACATCCATCTGGAGCCTGACCATGTCGCCGCAGTGGCTGGTCACACCCGCGCGTTCTTCGGGCTCGACTGA
- a CDS encoding DnaJ C-terminal domain-containing protein codes for MEFRDYYKVMGVARDATQDEIKRAYRKLARKYHPDVSKETDAEMRFKELGEAYEVLKDPEKRAAYDQLGANWKEGQEFRPPPDWDAGFEFRGGGYTGGGPEFHSDFFEELFGRRTSQRGHSGERRSFRMRGEDHHAKVLIDLVDSYNGSTRSISLRVPELTDDGHVVTRDRELRVRIPKGIRAGQQIRLAGQGGPGMGGAESGDLYLEVEFRRHPHFRVDGADVYIDLPVAPWEAALGGSVKAPTPTGTVDLKIPANSSQGRKLRLKGRGLPGKAPGDLYMVLQISLPPADSDAAKRLYKQMQDQLGFNPRAEMGVF; via the coding sequence ATGGAATTCAGAGATTATTACAAGGTCATGGGCGTAGCCCGCGACGCCACCCAGGACGAGATCAAGCGGGCTTACCGCAAGCTTGCGCGCAAGTATCACCCGGACGTGAGTAAGGAGACCGATGCCGAGATGCGGTTCAAAGAACTCGGGGAGGCCTATGAAGTCCTCAAGGATCCTGAGAAGCGTGCGGCCTACGATCAGCTGGGTGCAAACTGGAAGGAGGGTCAGGAATTCCGGCCGCCGCCGGATTGGGATGCCGGGTTCGAGTTCAGAGGGGGCGGGTACACCGGGGGTGGCCCGGAGTTCCACAGCGATTTCTTTGAAGAGCTGTTCGGCCGACGCACTTCACAGCGTGGTCATAGCGGGGAGCGCCGCAGCTTCCGGATGCGCGGTGAGGATCACCACGCGAAGGTGCTGATTGATCTTGTGGACAGCTACAACGGGTCGACCCGGAGTATCTCGCTGCGGGTCCCGGAACTGACGGACGACGGTCACGTCGTTACCCGGGATCGCGAACTCAGGGTGCGCATTCCCAAAGGTATTCGTGCCGGCCAGCAGATCCGTCTCGCCGGCCAGGGTGGCCCTGGAATGGGTGGTGCTGAATCCGGTGATCTGTACCTGGAGGTGGAGTTTCGCAGGCATCCGCATTTTCGTGTCGATGGTGCGGACGTCTACATCGATCTGCCAGTCGCGCCCTGGGAGGCCGCTCTGGGCGGAAGCGTCAAAGCGCCGACGCCGACCGGGACGGTGGACCTGAAGATCCCGGCTAATTCCAGCCAGGGCAGAAAGTTGCGCCTGAAAGGTCGTGGTCTCCCGGGAAAAGCGCCAGGCGATCTGTATATGGTGCTGCAGATCAGTCTTCCGCCGGCAGACAGCGACGCCGCGAAACGCCTGTACAAACAAATGCAGGACCAGCTCGGGTTCAACCCGCGCGCCGAGATGGGGGTATTCTGA
- a CDS encoding phosphatase PAP2 family protein: protein MKPVHWLRAMIMVRSLPAGRRSEFAIRLMIPLLPAILSIGCANLTEKGHWGASAGWPDGQRLASAAAKAARNPNTWVPAAGALLFGATNLDNKVSDDAIDHATVFGTHADSASDTLRDISIASYLLTTMLVPSDSLRSRASGLLVGGSTLLADRMLVDGLKTATARERPDGSNNSSFPSGHTSLASVSVNMAVGNLAYVNMPDWARLTSNAALYGTAAATGWARVEAGKHHPADVLAGYAIGSFLARFAYHAFLESGDVTLPVSIHTTPLPGGALLSLYLPLR, encoded by the coding sequence ATGAAACCTGTACATTGGCTCAGAGCGATGATCATGGTCCGTTCACTGCCGGCCGGGCGTCGCAGCGAATTCGCCATCCGTCTGATGATCCCGCTGCTGCCGGCCATTCTCAGCATCGGCTGTGCGAACCTCACTGAGAAGGGTCACTGGGGTGCCTCCGCAGGCTGGCCGGACGGCCAGCGCCTGGCCAGCGCCGCGGCGAAGGCTGCCCGCAATCCGAATACCTGGGTCCCGGCCGCCGGCGCCCTGCTCTTCGGTGCCACGAATCTGGACAACAAGGTTTCAGATGACGCCATCGACCACGCAACCGTCTTCGGCACCCATGCAGACAGCGCGAGCGATACCCTGCGCGACATCTCCATTGCCAGCTATCTCCTGACCACCATGCTGGTACCGAGCGACTCACTCAGGAGTCGCGCCAGCGGCCTGCTGGTCGGTGGCAGCACGCTACTGGCGGACCGGATGCTGGTAGATGGACTGAAGACGGCCACCGCCAGGGAGCGACCAGACGGCAGCAACAACAGCAGCTTCCCATCCGGCCACACCTCGCTCGCGAGCGTGTCGGTGAACATGGCGGTGGGCAACCTGGCCTATGTGAACATGCCCGACTGGGCCCGGCTGACGAGCAATGCGGCGCTCTACGGCACCGCAGCAGCAACCGGCTGGGCGCGCGTGGAGGCAGGTAAACACCATCCCGCCGACGTACTGGCGGGTTACGCCATCGGCAGTTTCCTGGCCCGATTCGCATACCATGCATTTCTGGAGTCCGGTGACGTCACACTGCCGGTCAGTATTCACACCACACCCCTGCCGGGAGGGGCGTTGCTCAGCCTGTATTTGCCGCTGCGCTGA
- a CDS encoding acyl-CoA dehydrogenase family protein: MAALTEEQSMLKDQATAWVREQSPVQKFREMRDRGEALAFTPATWEAMVDMGWTGILIPEAYGGSDLGYLTFGVVLEQLGRQLTASPLFASALVGASAVLLGGSESQKQKLLPAVVKGAEILTLAADEGPRHAPAAIGLKAEKSGGGFKLTGTKTFVAEGMAATTFIVAARTSGAPGSAEPGSLNGLTLFLVPAETAGISRTRLATVDSRGYANLAFEGVQVGAEAVLGSVDGGGPLLEQVLDRARAGLSAEMLGTAAQAFDMTLDYLKTREQFGRVIGSFQALGHRAAMLFTSMELARSCAEAALQGIDAGRDDVPELCSLAKCRVGDFLHEMSNQLIQIHGGIGMTDEFDAGFYLKRARVLESLYGNQAYHRDRYARLLGF, from the coding sequence ATGGCGGCACTGACAGAAGAACAATCCATGCTGAAGGACCAGGCGACGGCCTGGGTACGCGAACAGTCACCCGTGCAGAAGTTCCGGGAAATGCGTGATCGGGGCGAAGCCCTGGCCTTCACCCCGGCGACCTGGGAGGCCATGGTGGACATGGGCTGGACGGGCATACTGATTCCGGAAGCCTACGGCGGATCCGATCTCGGCTATCTCACCTTTGGTGTGGTCCTCGAGCAGCTCGGCCGGCAACTCACAGCTTCGCCCCTGTTTGCCTCCGCCCTGGTGGGGGCGTCTGCTGTGCTGCTCGGCGGCAGTGAGTCCCAGAAGCAGAAGCTGCTGCCGGCAGTGGTGAAGGGAGCCGAAATCCTGACCCTGGCGGCGGATGAAGGTCCGCGTCATGCACCGGCGGCGATTGGTCTCAAGGCTGAAAAGAGTGGCGGGGGATTCAAACTTACGGGCACCAAGACCTTTGTGGCCGAAGGCATGGCGGCAACGACCTTCATCGTCGCCGCGCGCACGTCGGGTGCACCGGGATCCGCTGAACCGGGCAGTCTGAACGGCCTGACTTTGTTTCTGGTGCCCGCAGAGACGGCCGGGATCAGCAGAACCCGACTGGCCACGGTAGACAGTCGCGGCTATGCGAACCTGGCCTTCGAAGGTGTGCAGGTAGGTGCCGAAGCCGTGCTGGGCAGCGTCGACGGCGGCGGTCCTCTGCTCGAGCAGGTGCTGGATCGCGCCCGCGCGGGATTGAGTGCCGAAATGCTGGGTACGGCAGCTCAGGCTTTCGATATGACCCTGGACTATCTCAAGACCCGTGAGCAGTTCGGCCGGGTGATCGGTTCCTTTCAGGCGCTCGGTCATCGCGCCGCCATGCTGTTCACCAGCATGGAACTGGCCCGCTCCTGTGCGGAAGCCGCACTGCAGGGCATCGATGCGGGCAGAGACGACGTGCCGGAACTCTGTTCCCTGGCCAAATGCCGTGTCGGCGACTTCCTGCACGAGATGTCCAACCAGCTGATACAGATCCACGGCGGCATCGGCATGACAGACGAGTTCGACGCAGGCTTCTATCTGAAGCGCGCGCGGGTGCTGGAATCCCTGTACGGCAATCAGGCATATCATCGGGATCGCTACGCCCGACTGCTGGGTTTCTGA
- a CDS encoding acyl-CoA dehydrogenase family protein, which produces MSDELNAFRKEARDWIAENFPKSLAGKGVGMEGEAGGLGPDLEIWRSRLAAKGWGAPTWPVEYGGGGLSHPQARVINEELTAAGAFNHIPLTTGMGITMVGPTVLEYGTEDQKRRHLPGIASGEIRWCLGLSEPNAGSDLASLSTRAVDNGDSFILNGQKIWTSGADISHWCGALVRTDPKAAKRDGISFVMLPMDQPGVETRPIKLIAGASPFCETFFNDAIAEKSDLLGKLNDGWSVVKRLLQHERQSQTGGRGASSGTKPTPIQELARQYVGTSEDGSLADPDLRLRLADHLMDAKAHGLTIARITAEARGNVEVSAAASILKNSATRVAQIKAELTVELMGAQGLGWEGATFTDTELGAVREWLGGKAMSIYGGSFEVQNNIISKNILGLPETTQKG; this is translated from the coding sequence ATGAGTGATGAGCTGAATGCGTTCCGCAAGGAAGCGCGGGACTGGATTGCTGAGAATTTTCCGAAGTCACTGGCCGGGAAAGGGGTCGGTATGGAAGGGGAGGCCGGCGGACTCGGTCCTGACCTGGAAATCTGGCGCTCCCGCCTGGCGGCGAAGGGCTGGGGTGCACCCACCTGGCCGGTGGAGTACGGCGGTGGCGGTCTCAGCCATCCCCAGGCCCGGGTCATCAACGAAGAGCTGACGGCGGCCGGCGCGTTCAACCACATTCCTCTGACCACCGGCATGGGCATCACCATGGTCGGGCCCACGGTGCTCGAATATGGCACCGAGGATCAGAAGCGCCGCCATCTTCCGGGTATTGCCAGTGGCGAGATTCGCTGGTGTCTGGGGCTGTCCGAGCCGAATGCCGGTTCCGACCTCGCCTCACTGTCTACCAGGGCCGTGGACAACGGCGACAGCTTCATCCTCAACGGTCAGAAAATCTGGACTTCGGGTGCGGACATCTCGCACTGGTGTGGTGCCCTGGTGCGCACCGATCCGAAGGCGGCCAAGCGCGACGGCATCAGCTTTGTGATGCTGCCAATGGATCAGCCCGGTGTTGAAACCCGGCCAATCAAACTGATTGCCGGCGCGTCCCCTTTCTGCGAGACATTTTTCAACGATGCCATCGCGGAGAAATCCGACCTGCTCGGCAAACTCAATGACGGCTGGAGTGTGGTCAAGCGCCTGCTGCAGCACGAGCGCCAGAGTCAGACCGGCGGTCGTGGTGCCAGCAGTGGTACTAAGCCCACCCCGATTCAGGAACTGGCCAGACAGTATGTGGGTACCAGCGAAGACGGCAGTCTGGCGGACCCGGATCTGCGACTGCGGCTGGCCGATCATCTGATGGACGCGAAAGCCCACGGGCTCACCATTGCCCGGATCACGGCCGAAGCGCGTGGCAACGTCGAAGTCAGCGCGGCGGCCTCGATCCTCAAGAATTCGGCCACCAGGGTGGCGCAGATCAAGGCCGAACTGACCGTGGAGCTCATGGGCGCCCAGGGGCTTGGCTGGGAAGGTGCGACCTTTACCGACACCGAACTCGGCGCCGTGCGCGAGTGGCTCGGCGGCAAAGCGATGTCGATCTACGGCGGCTCCTTTGAAGTACAGAACAACATTATTTCCAAAAACATTCTCGGCCTGCCCGAGACGACACAGAAGGGCTAG
- a CDS encoding divalent cation transporter encodes MEQIANIIFFTLLAGMAMPLGAAVARYEHIHRRWLENEFRHSVIAFGGGALLSAVALVLVPEGIDHVDIFTAAGSFICGGFAFMGIDRMLARLRTPAGQLTAMLADFIPESLALGAAFAIDSTGAVLLAGLMALQNMPEGFNAYREMRHTVKVRPGRLLGLFALMALLGPIAGVSGYLWLAGNPAVVAAIMLFAAGGILYSIFEDIAPQAVLKKHWAPPMGAVFGFALGIAGNILTR; translated from the coding sequence ATGGAACAGATCGCGAACATCATCTTCTTCACCCTCCTGGCCGGCATGGCCATGCCACTGGGGGCGGCTGTAGCGCGCTACGAACACATTCACCGGCGCTGGCTGGAGAACGAGTTCCGCCACAGCGTGATCGCTTTCGGCGGCGGTGCGCTGCTCTCCGCTGTGGCACTGGTGCTGGTGCCGGAAGGCATCGATCATGTCGACATCTTCACCGCCGCGGGGTCCTTCATTTGCGGTGGCTTTGCCTTCATGGGCATCGACAGGATGCTCGCCCGCCTGCGTACACCGGCTGGCCAGCTGACTGCCATGCTCGCCGACTTCATTCCCGAATCCCTTGCTCTCGGCGCGGCATTCGCCATCGACAGCACCGGCGCGGTACTGCTCGCCGGACTCATGGCACTGCAGAACATGCCCGAGGGCTTCAACGCCTATCGCGAAATGCGGCACACGGTAAAAGTTCGCCCCGGTCGACTGCTCGGTCTGTTTGCGCTCATGGCGCTTCTCGGTCCCATCGCCGGCGTCAGCGGCTATCTGTGGCTGGCCGGCAACCCGGCAGTGGTAGCGGCAATCATGCTGTTTGCCGCCGGCGGAATCCTTTATTCAATCTTTGAAGACATCGCTCCGCAGGCCGTGCTGAAAAAACACTGGGCACCGCCGATGGGTGCCGTGTTTGGCTTCGCGCTGGGCATCGCCGGTAACATACTGACCCGCTGA